In Puniceicoccus vermicola, a single genomic region encodes these proteins:
- a CDS encoding DUF6883 domain-containing protein: protein MSPNHPRGKHKARVFETVLGISQDDWSLLEAAIRKSLSGAEWEFDGKDRYGSRFHVDLQIRLNERVGRIRTLWIVRKNENNPRLTSCFIHP, encoded by the coding sequence CTGTCTCCGAACCATCCCCGTGGTAAGCACAAGGCTCGGGTCTTTGAAACCGTGCTTGGGATTTCGCAAGATGACTGGTCACTCCTTGAGGCTGCGATTCGTAAGAGCCTTTCGGGAGCAGAGTGGGAGTTTGACGGAAAAGATCGGTATGGAAGTCGCTTTCATGTGGATCTTCAGATCAGGTTAAATGAGAGAGTGGGGCGCATCCGGACGCTTTGGATCGTTCGGAAAAACGAGAATAATCCTCGACTCACATCCTGTTTTATTCACCCTTAA